A genomic segment from Aegilops tauschii subsp. strangulata cultivar AL8/78 chromosome 1, Aet v6.0, whole genome shotgun sequence encodes:
- the LOC109787026 gene encoding transcription initiation factor IIB-like: MYASTCSAADERMYCPECRRATEVVLDHGTGDTICTECALVLDAHYIDEGSEWRNFADDGGGEDRDPNRVGASGDPFLAAKLSTVIDYTNKPKKSSATGVATKAPPRMSVPDAGAASENTLVDGFRGISDMADRLGLVATIRDLAKETFKKLDEAKGCPRGRKRDSVYAACLYIACRNLGMPRTYKELASVTAGGVAAKKDVGKMTTHIKKLLGEEDGQVMDIGVVSASDYLRRFCSRLGLGNQEVRDAQEAVRRVEEGLDVRRNPESVAAAIIYMVVQRAGASRSAKDVSVATGVAEGTIKEVHKDLAPHAQMLFG, from the coding sequence aTGTACGCCAGCACCTGCTCCGCGGCCGACGAGCGCATGTACTGCCCGGAGTGCCGCCGCGCGACGGAGGTTGTCCTGGACCACGGCACCGGCGACACCATCTGCACCGAGTGCGCGCTCGTCCTCGACGCGCACTACATCGACGAGGGTTCCGAGTGGCGCAACTTCgccgacgacggcggcggcgaggaccGCGACCCCAACCGCGTCGGCGCCTCCGGCGACCCCTTCCTCGCCGCCAAGCTCTCCACCGTCATCGACTACACCAACAAGCCCAAGAAGTCCTCCGCCACCGGCGTGGCGACAAAGGCCCCGCCCAGGATGTCGGTGCCGGACGCGGGGGCGGCCTCCGAAAACACCCTCGTCGACGGCTTCCGCGGAATCTCTGACATGGCCGACCGGCTCGGCCTCGTGGCCACCATCCGGGACCTGGCCAAGGAGACGTTCAAGAAGCTGGACGAGGCCAAGGGCTGCCCGCGCGGCCGGAAGCGGGACTCCGTCTACGCCGCCTGCCTCTACATCGCCTGCCGCAACCTCGGCATGCCGCGCACGTACAAGGAGCTCGCCTCCGTCACCGCCGGGGGCGTGGCTGCCAAGAAGGACGTCGGCAAGATGACGACGCACATCAAGAAGCTCCTCGGGGAGGAGGACGGCCAGGTGATGGACATCGGCGTCGTCAGCGCCTCCGACTACCTGCGCCGCTTCTGCTCCCGGCTTGGCCTGGGCAACCAGGAGGTGCGCGACGCGCAGGAGGCCGTGCGGAGGGTCGAGGAAGGGCTCGACGTGCGCCGCAACCCGGAgtccgtcgccgccgccatcaTCTACATGGTCGTGCAGCGTGCCGGCGCCAGCAGGTCCGCCAAGGACGTGTCCGTCGCCACCGGCGTGGCCGAGGGCACCATCAAGGAGGTGCACAAGGACCTCGCCCCACACGCACAGATGCTCTTCGGCTGA
- the LOC109787028 gene encoding receptor-like serine/threonine-protein kinase SD1-8 isoform X2 has protein sequence MASHQLLLFQLLLLLSSASHARDTISPGQPLRGNDTLVSPGAGSYVLGFFTPPGSNNTYVGLWYAKVPVRTVVWVANRADPVPGPVERNARATLSVSADCTLSVADANSTVVWSAPPAPGAGAGRCTARLLDSGNLVVSDASGHVAWQGFDHPTDTLIPGMRVGMDFGTGANMTLTAWTSPSDPSPGPVVAVMDTTGDPEVFIWNGAEKVWRSGPWDGLQFTGVPDTATYMGFNFSFVNSAKEVSYSFQVANSSIVSRLTLNSTGAAGGLLQRWTWVWAAGAWNMYWYAPKDQCDAVNQCGPNGVCDPNSLPVCECLRGFAPRSPEAWALRDNRGGCARATPLDCGNGTDGFALMAHAKVPDTTAAVVDYRAGLAECAQRCQRNCSCTAYANANLSGAPGHRGCVMWGGALEDLRVFPNFGQDLYVRLAAADLDAAPSKSEKKAHVIIAVAVSICALAAIIALVGFFWWRRKRTRARQSGAPSKWSGVLHSRTLTSEGTSHGADLDLPIYDLETIAEATQGFSADNKLGEGGYGPVYKGTLEDGQEIAVKTLSQASTQGPDEFKNEVMLIAKLQHRNLVRLIGCCICGQEKILIYEYMANKSLDFFLFDKSKSMLLDWQTRYRIIEGIARGLLYLHQDSRYRIVHRDLKTSNILLDKDMTPKISDFGMARIFGGDDSEINTLRVVGTYGYMAPEYAMDGVFSVKSDVFSFGVIVLEIITGIRNRGVYSYSSHLNLLAHAWSLLSEGKSLELVDETLKGTFESEEVVKCLKVGLLCVQENPDDRPLMSQALTMLAAADAASLATPKQPGFAARRAAATATATATEDTSSSRADCSFVDSMTITMIEGREKKSMDG, from the exons ATGGCAAGCCACCAGCTACTCCTCttccagctgctgctgctgctctcgtCGGCTTCCCACGCCCGGGACACCATCTCGCCGGGCCAGCCGCTCAGGGGCAACGACACGCTGGTCTCGCCCGGCGCCGGCAGCTACGTGCTGGGCTTCTTCACGCCGCCGGGCTCCAACAACACCTACGTCGGCCTGTGGTACGCCAAGGTCCCCGTCCGCACCGTCGTCTGGGTCGCCAACCGCGCCGACCCCGTCCCGGGCCCCGTGGAGCGCAACGCCCGCGCGACCCTGTCCGTCTCGGCCGACTGCACGCTCTCCGTCGCCGACGCCAACTCCACCGTCGTCTGGTCGGCGCCCCCGGCGCCGGGCGCGGGCGCCGGGAGGTGCACGGCGCGATTGCTCGACAGCGGGAACCTCGTCGTCTCCGACGCGAGCGGGCATGTGGCGTGGCAGGGGTTCGACCACCCCACCGACACTCTGATTCCGGGGATGAGGGTGGGGATGGACTTCGGCACCGGCGCGAACATGACGCTGACGGCGTGGACGAGCCCCTCCGACCCGTCCCCGGGGCCGGTGGTCGCGGTGATGGACACCACCGGCGACCCGGAGGTGTTCATCTGGAACGGGGCGGAGAAGGTGTGGCGGTCCGGGCCCTGGGACGGGCTCCAGTTCACCGGCGTCCCGGACACGGCCACCTACATGGGCTTCAACTTCAGCTTCGTCAACAGCGCCAAGGAGGTGAGCTACAGCTTCCAGGTGGCCAACTCGAGCATCGTCTCCCGCCTCACGCTCAACAGCACGGGCGCCGCCGGCGGGCTGCTGCAGCGGTGGACGTGGGTGTGGGCGGCCGGCGCGTGGAACATGTACTGGTACGCGCCCAAGGACCAGTGCGACGCCGTGAACCAGTGCGGGCCCAACGGGGTGTGCGACCCCAACAGCCTGCCGGTGTGCGAGTGCCTCCGCGGGTTCGCGCCGCGGTCGCCGGAGGCGTGGGCGCTGCGGGACAACCGGGGCGGGTGCGCGCGCGCCACGCCGCTCGACTGCGGCAACGGCACCGACGGGTTCGCGCTGATGGCGCACGCCAAGGTGCCGGACACGACGGCCGCCGTGGTGGACTACCGCGCCGGGCTCGCCGAGTGCGCGCAGCGGTGCCAGCGGAACTGCTCCTGCACGGCGTACGCCAACGCCAACCTGAGCGGCGCGCCGGGCCACCGCGGGTGCGTGATGTGGGGCGGCGCGCTGGAGGACCTCCGCGTGTTCCCCAACTTCGGCCAGGACCTCTACgtgcgcctcgccgccgccgacctcg ATGCTGCACCTAGCAAGTCCGAGAAGAAGGCGCACGTTATAATTGCAGTCGCTGTGAGCATCTGTGCACTGGCAGCTATTATAGCACTTGTAGGGTTCTTCTGGTGGAGAAGAAAGAGGACAAGAGCAAGACAATCAG GAGCACCAAGTAAATGGAGTGGTGTTTTGCACAGCAGAACACTAACGAGTGAAGGAACCAGTCATGGGGCTGATCTGGATCTGCCAATATATGATCTGGAGACAATAGCAGAAGCCACACAAGGCTTCTCAGCTGACAACAAGCTCGGTGAGGGTGGTTATGGGCCAGTATACAAG GGTACGCTTGAGGATGGACAAGAAATAGCCGTTAAGACACTTTCGCAGGCATCGACACAGGGTCCCGATGAGTTCAAGAATGAGGTTATGTTGATAGCAAAACTCCAGCATCGGAATCTTGTTCGACTGATCGGCTGCTGCATTTGTGGACAAGAGAAGATACTCATATATGAATACATGGCAAACAAGAGCCTGGACTTCTTCCTATTCG ACAAATCCAAGAGCATGCTTCTCGACTGGCAAACTCGGTACCGCATAATCGAGGGGATCGCCCGAGGTTTACTGTATCTTCACCAGGACTCAAGATACAGGATCGTCCACAGAGACCTCAAGACAAGCAACATCCTCCTGGATAAGGACATGACCCCTAAAATTTCAGACTTCGGCATGGCGAGGATATTCGGCGGCGACGACTCGGAGATCAATACGCTTCGAGTGGTCGGCACGTA TGGGTACATGGCTCCCGAGTACGCGATGGACGGAGTGTTCTCGGTGAAATCAGACGTGTTCAGCTTCGGCGTCATCGTGCTCGAGATCATCACCGGCATCAGGAACAGGGGCGTCTACAGCTACTCCAGCCACCTAAACCTTCTAGCACAT GCGTGGAGCTTGCTGAGCGAGGGGAAGAGCCTGGAGCTGGTGGACGAGACCCTGAAGGGGACGTTCGAGTCGGAGGAGGTGGTCAAGTGCCTCAAGGTGGGGCTGCTGTGCGTGCAGGAGAACCCGGACGACCGGCCGCTCATGTCGCAGGCGCTCACGATGCtggccgccgccgacgccgcgtCGCTGGCGACCCCCAAGCAGCCCGGCTTCGCGGCGAGGCGGgccgcggcgacggcgacggccacGGCGACGGAGGACACGTCGTCGAGCAGGGCCGACTGCAGCTTCGTGGACAGCATGACCATCACCATGATCGAGGGCCG CGAAAAGAAATCAATGGATGGGTGA
- the LOC109787028 gene encoding receptor-like serine/threonine-protein kinase SD1-8 isoform X1, whose protein sequence is MASHQLLLFQLLLLLSSASHARDTISPGQPLRGNDTLVSPGAGSYVLGFFTPPGSNNTYVGLWYAKVPVRTVVWVANRADPVPGPVERNARATLSVSADCTLSVADANSTVVWSAPPAPGAGAGRCTARLLDSGNLVVSDASGHVAWQGFDHPTDTLIPGMRVGMDFGTGANMTLTAWTSPSDPSPGPVVAVMDTTGDPEVFIWNGAEKVWRSGPWDGLQFTGVPDTATYMGFNFSFVNSAKEVSYSFQVANSSIVSRLTLNSTGAAGGLLQRWTWVWAAGAWNMYWYAPKDQCDAVNQCGPNGVCDPNSLPVCECLRGFAPRSPEAWALRDNRGGCARATPLDCGNGTDGFALMAHAKVPDTTAAVVDYRAGLAECAQRCQRNCSCTAYANANLSGAPGHRGCVMWGGALEDLRVFPNFGQDLYVRLAAADLDAAPSKSEKKAHVIIAVAVSICALAAIIALVGFFWWRRKRTRARQSVGAPSKWSGVLHSRTLTSEGTSHGADLDLPIYDLETIAEATQGFSADNKLGEGGYGPVYKGTLEDGQEIAVKTLSQASTQGPDEFKNEVMLIAKLQHRNLVRLIGCCICGQEKILIYEYMANKSLDFFLFDKSKSMLLDWQTRYRIIEGIARGLLYLHQDSRYRIVHRDLKTSNILLDKDMTPKISDFGMARIFGGDDSEINTLRVVGTYGYMAPEYAMDGVFSVKSDVFSFGVIVLEIITGIRNRGVYSYSSHLNLLAHAWSLLSEGKSLELVDETLKGTFESEEVVKCLKVGLLCVQENPDDRPLMSQALTMLAAADAASLATPKQPGFAARRAAATATATATEDTSSSRADCSFVDSMTITMIEGREKKSMDG, encoded by the exons ATGGCAAGCCACCAGCTACTCCTCttccagctgctgctgctgctctcgtCGGCTTCCCACGCCCGGGACACCATCTCGCCGGGCCAGCCGCTCAGGGGCAACGACACGCTGGTCTCGCCCGGCGCCGGCAGCTACGTGCTGGGCTTCTTCACGCCGCCGGGCTCCAACAACACCTACGTCGGCCTGTGGTACGCCAAGGTCCCCGTCCGCACCGTCGTCTGGGTCGCCAACCGCGCCGACCCCGTCCCGGGCCCCGTGGAGCGCAACGCCCGCGCGACCCTGTCCGTCTCGGCCGACTGCACGCTCTCCGTCGCCGACGCCAACTCCACCGTCGTCTGGTCGGCGCCCCCGGCGCCGGGCGCGGGCGCCGGGAGGTGCACGGCGCGATTGCTCGACAGCGGGAACCTCGTCGTCTCCGACGCGAGCGGGCATGTGGCGTGGCAGGGGTTCGACCACCCCACCGACACTCTGATTCCGGGGATGAGGGTGGGGATGGACTTCGGCACCGGCGCGAACATGACGCTGACGGCGTGGACGAGCCCCTCCGACCCGTCCCCGGGGCCGGTGGTCGCGGTGATGGACACCACCGGCGACCCGGAGGTGTTCATCTGGAACGGGGCGGAGAAGGTGTGGCGGTCCGGGCCCTGGGACGGGCTCCAGTTCACCGGCGTCCCGGACACGGCCACCTACATGGGCTTCAACTTCAGCTTCGTCAACAGCGCCAAGGAGGTGAGCTACAGCTTCCAGGTGGCCAACTCGAGCATCGTCTCCCGCCTCACGCTCAACAGCACGGGCGCCGCCGGCGGGCTGCTGCAGCGGTGGACGTGGGTGTGGGCGGCCGGCGCGTGGAACATGTACTGGTACGCGCCCAAGGACCAGTGCGACGCCGTGAACCAGTGCGGGCCCAACGGGGTGTGCGACCCCAACAGCCTGCCGGTGTGCGAGTGCCTCCGCGGGTTCGCGCCGCGGTCGCCGGAGGCGTGGGCGCTGCGGGACAACCGGGGCGGGTGCGCGCGCGCCACGCCGCTCGACTGCGGCAACGGCACCGACGGGTTCGCGCTGATGGCGCACGCCAAGGTGCCGGACACGACGGCCGCCGTGGTGGACTACCGCGCCGGGCTCGCCGAGTGCGCGCAGCGGTGCCAGCGGAACTGCTCCTGCACGGCGTACGCCAACGCCAACCTGAGCGGCGCGCCGGGCCACCGCGGGTGCGTGATGTGGGGCGGCGCGCTGGAGGACCTCCGCGTGTTCCCCAACTTCGGCCAGGACCTCTACgtgcgcctcgccgccgccgacctcg ATGCTGCACCTAGCAAGTCCGAGAAGAAGGCGCACGTTATAATTGCAGTCGCTGTGAGCATCTGTGCACTGGCAGCTATTATAGCACTTGTAGGGTTCTTCTGGTGGAGAAGAAAGAGGACAAGAGCAAGACAATCAG TAGGAGCACCAAGTAAATGGAGTGGTGTTTTGCACAGCAGAACACTAACGAGTGAAGGAACCAGTCATGGGGCTGATCTGGATCTGCCAATATATGATCTGGAGACAATAGCAGAAGCCACACAAGGCTTCTCAGCTGACAACAAGCTCGGTGAGGGTGGTTATGGGCCAGTATACAAG GGTACGCTTGAGGATGGACAAGAAATAGCCGTTAAGACACTTTCGCAGGCATCGACACAGGGTCCCGATGAGTTCAAGAATGAGGTTATGTTGATAGCAAAACTCCAGCATCGGAATCTTGTTCGACTGATCGGCTGCTGCATTTGTGGACAAGAGAAGATACTCATATATGAATACATGGCAAACAAGAGCCTGGACTTCTTCCTATTCG ACAAATCCAAGAGCATGCTTCTCGACTGGCAAACTCGGTACCGCATAATCGAGGGGATCGCCCGAGGTTTACTGTATCTTCACCAGGACTCAAGATACAGGATCGTCCACAGAGACCTCAAGACAAGCAACATCCTCCTGGATAAGGACATGACCCCTAAAATTTCAGACTTCGGCATGGCGAGGATATTCGGCGGCGACGACTCGGAGATCAATACGCTTCGAGTGGTCGGCACGTA TGGGTACATGGCTCCCGAGTACGCGATGGACGGAGTGTTCTCGGTGAAATCAGACGTGTTCAGCTTCGGCGTCATCGTGCTCGAGATCATCACCGGCATCAGGAACAGGGGCGTCTACAGCTACTCCAGCCACCTAAACCTTCTAGCACAT GCGTGGAGCTTGCTGAGCGAGGGGAAGAGCCTGGAGCTGGTGGACGAGACCCTGAAGGGGACGTTCGAGTCGGAGGAGGTGGTCAAGTGCCTCAAGGTGGGGCTGCTGTGCGTGCAGGAGAACCCGGACGACCGGCCGCTCATGTCGCAGGCGCTCACGATGCtggccgccgccgacgccgcgtCGCTGGCGACCCCCAAGCAGCCCGGCTTCGCGGCGAGGCGGgccgcggcgacggcgacggccacGGCGACGGAGGACACGTCGTCGAGCAGGGCCGACTGCAGCTTCGTGGACAGCATGACCATCACCATGATCGAGGGCCG CGAAAAGAAATCAATGGATGGGTGA
- the LOC109787028 gene encoding receptor-like serine/threonine-protein kinase SD1-8 isoform X3 — protein MASHQLLLFQLLLLLSSASHARDTISPGQPLRGNDTLVSPGAGSYVLGFFTPPGSNNTYVGLWYAKVPVRTVVWVANRADPVPGPVERNARATLSVSADCTLSVADANSTVVWSAPPAPGAGAGRCTARLLDSGNLVVSDASGHVAWQGFDHPTDTLIPGMRVGMDFGTGANMTLTAWTSPSDPSPGPVVAVMDTTGDPEVFIWNGAEKVWRSGPWDGLQFTGVPDTATYMGFNFSFVNSAKEVSYSFQVANSSIVSRLTLNSTGAAGGLLQRWTWVWAAGAWNMYWYAPKDQCDAVNQCGPNGVCDPNSLPVCECLRGFAPRSPEAWALRDNRGGCARATPLDCGNGTDGFALMAHAKVPDTTAAVVDYRAGLAECAQRCQRNCSCTAYANANLSGAPGHRGCVMWGGALEDLRVFPNFGQDLYVRLAAADLDAAPSKSEKKAHVIIAVAVSICALAAIIALVGFFWWRRKRTRARQSVGAPSKWSGVLHSRTLTSEGTSHGADLDLPIYDLETIAEATQGFSADNKLGEGGYGPVYKGTLEDGQEIAVKTLSQASTQGPDEFKNEVMLIAKLQHRNLVRLIGCCICGQEKILIYEYMANKSLDFFLFDKSKSMLLDWQTRYRIIEGIARGLLYLHQDSRYRIVHRDLKTSNILLDKDMTPKISDFGMARIFGGDDSEINTLRVVGTYGYMAPEYAMDGVFSVKSDVFSFGVIVLEIITGIRNRGVYSYSSHLNLLAHAWSLLSEGKSLELVDETLKGTFESEEVVKCLKVGLLCVQENPDDRPLMSQALTMLAAADAASLATPKQPGFAARRAAATATATATEDTSSSRADCSFVDSMTITMIEGR, from the exons ATGGCAAGCCACCAGCTACTCCTCttccagctgctgctgctgctctcgtCGGCTTCCCACGCCCGGGACACCATCTCGCCGGGCCAGCCGCTCAGGGGCAACGACACGCTGGTCTCGCCCGGCGCCGGCAGCTACGTGCTGGGCTTCTTCACGCCGCCGGGCTCCAACAACACCTACGTCGGCCTGTGGTACGCCAAGGTCCCCGTCCGCACCGTCGTCTGGGTCGCCAACCGCGCCGACCCCGTCCCGGGCCCCGTGGAGCGCAACGCCCGCGCGACCCTGTCCGTCTCGGCCGACTGCACGCTCTCCGTCGCCGACGCCAACTCCACCGTCGTCTGGTCGGCGCCCCCGGCGCCGGGCGCGGGCGCCGGGAGGTGCACGGCGCGATTGCTCGACAGCGGGAACCTCGTCGTCTCCGACGCGAGCGGGCATGTGGCGTGGCAGGGGTTCGACCACCCCACCGACACTCTGATTCCGGGGATGAGGGTGGGGATGGACTTCGGCACCGGCGCGAACATGACGCTGACGGCGTGGACGAGCCCCTCCGACCCGTCCCCGGGGCCGGTGGTCGCGGTGATGGACACCACCGGCGACCCGGAGGTGTTCATCTGGAACGGGGCGGAGAAGGTGTGGCGGTCCGGGCCCTGGGACGGGCTCCAGTTCACCGGCGTCCCGGACACGGCCACCTACATGGGCTTCAACTTCAGCTTCGTCAACAGCGCCAAGGAGGTGAGCTACAGCTTCCAGGTGGCCAACTCGAGCATCGTCTCCCGCCTCACGCTCAACAGCACGGGCGCCGCCGGCGGGCTGCTGCAGCGGTGGACGTGGGTGTGGGCGGCCGGCGCGTGGAACATGTACTGGTACGCGCCCAAGGACCAGTGCGACGCCGTGAACCAGTGCGGGCCCAACGGGGTGTGCGACCCCAACAGCCTGCCGGTGTGCGAGTGCCTCCGCGGGTTCGCGCCGCGGTCGCCGGAGGCGTGGGCGCTGCGGGACAACCGGGGCGGGTGCGCGCGCGCCACGCCGCTCGACTGCGGCAACGGCACCGACGGGTTCGCGCTGATGGCGCACGCCAAGGTGCCGGACACGACGGCCGCCGTGGTGGACTACCGCGCCGGGCTCGCCGAGTGCGCGCAGCGGTGCCAGCGGAACTGCTCCTGCACGGCGTACGCCAACGCCAACCTGAGCGGCGCGCCGGGCCACCGCGGGTGCGTGATGTGGGGCGGCGCGCTGGAGGACCTCCGCGTGTTCCCCAACTTCGGCCAGGACCTCTACgtgcgcctcgccgccgccgacctcg ATGCTGCACCTAGCAAGTCCGAGAAGAAGGCGCACGTTATAATTGCAGTCGCTGTGAGCATCTGTGCACTGGCAGCTATTATAGCACTTGTAGGGTTCTTCTGGTGGAGAAGAAAGAGGACAAGAGCAAGACAATCAG TAGGAGCACCAAGTAAATGGAGTGGTGTTTTGCACAGCAGAACACTAACGAGTGAAGGAACCAGTCATGGGGCTGATCTGGATCTGCCAATATATGATCTGGAGACAATAGCAGAAGCCACACAAGGCTTCTCAGCTGACAACAAGCTCGGTGAGGGTGGTTATGGGCCAGTATACAAG GGTACGCTTGAGGATGGACAAGAAATAGCCGTTAAGACACTTTCGCAGGCATCGACACAGGGTCCCGATGAGTTCAAGAATGAGGTTATGTTGATAGCAAAACTCCAGCATCGGAATCTTGTTCGACTGATCGGCTGCTGCATTTGTGGACAAGAGAAGATACTCATATATGAATACATGGCAAACAAGAGCCTGGACTTCTTCCTATTCG ACAAATCCAAGAGCATGCTTCTCGACTGGCAAACTCGGTACCGCATAATCGAGGGGATCGCCCGAGGTTTACTGTATCTTCACCAGGACTCAAGATACAGGATCGTCCACAGAGACCTCAAGACAAGCAACATCCTCCTGGATAAGGACATGACCCCTAAAATTTCAGACTTCGGCATGGCGAGGATATTCGGCGGCGACGACTCGGAGATCAATACGCTTCGAGTGGTCGGCACGTA TGGGTACATGGCTCCCGAGTACGCGATGGACGGAGTGTTCTCGGTGAAATCAGACGTGTTCAGCTTCGGCGTCATCGTGCTCGAGATCATCACCGGCATCAGGAACAGGGGCGTCTACAGCTACTCCAGCCACCTAAACCTTCTAGCACAT GCGTGGAGCTTGCTGAGCGAGGGGAAGAGCCTGGAGCTGGTGGACGAGACCCTGAAGGGGACGTTCGAGTCGGAGGAGGTGGTCAAGTGCCTCAAGGTGGGGCTGCTGTGCGTGCAGGAGAACCCGGACGACCGGCCGCTCATGTCGCAGGCGCTCACGATGCtggccgccgccgacgccgcgtCGCTGGCGACCCCCAAGCAGCCCGGCTTCGCGGCGAGGCGGgccgcggcgacggcgacggccacGGCGACGGAGGACACGTCGTCGAGCAGGGCCGACTGCAGCTTCGTGGACAGCATGACCATCACCATGATCGAGGGCCGGTAG